In the Apteryx mantelli isolate bAptMan1 chromosome 1, bAptMan1.hap1, whole genome shotgun sequence genome, one interval contains:
- the SOWAHC gene encoding ankyrin repeat domain-containing protein SOWAHC, with the protein MAEPAELRQESVVQFLAARGGRAPNAELVEHFRGWLSPPEPGRRAAARHRFKELVNAVATVRQEPGTGAKYVQLRRRYCPAEPAAAVTPAEAAAAAGSAERPSPPPSPPPGAEEPPPPGRDAGSRLQPPRPGAAAGGGRRRGARRGPPAGRGGEEAAVAAAAEAEEPAAAAGGCPGAATPRGGRRSLRELARGGSPQLKRGGGPGGPRGARGGGPGGGESDSASVASSSAEEEAAGAVALDPLEHAWMLSASDGRWESLEGLLSCEPALLCKRDFVTGFTVLHWAAKHGRQELLAMLVSFAQRHRLPVDINARTSGGYTALHLAAMHGRTEVVKLLVGAYDADVDIRDYSGRKAAQYLRQGTPGDMRSLVGALDEEDEEEEEGAAGNGSGRWRLSNLASNLMSYRLSHHHHHHHHHHHHHSTGEETEGTEGAAVPGKSKEMTRKASGSGRMKPRLNKIRFRTQIIHNTPSFRGDTEEEEQEEKSLKGSFKLRPKSNVFG; encoded by the coding sequence ATGGCGGAGCCGGCGGAGCTGCGCCAGGAGTCGGTGGTGCAGTTcctggcggcgcggggcgggcgggcgcccaaCGCGGAGCTGGTGGAGCATTTCCGGGGCTGGCTCAGCCCCCcggagcccggccgccgcgccgccgcccgtcaccgctTCAAGGAGCTCGTCAACGCCGTGGCCACCGTGCGCCAGGAGCCCGGCACCGGCGCCAAGTACGTGCAGCTCCGCCGCCGCTACTGCCCcgccgagcccgccgccgccgtgacccccgcggaggcggcggcggcggcgggcagcgcggagcggccgagcccgccgccctccccgccgccgggcgccgaggagccgccgccgccgggccgggatGCCGGCAGCCGcctgcagccgccccggccgggcgcggcggcgggcggcgggcggcgaaggggagcgcggcgggggccgccggcggggcgcggcggcgaggaggcggcggtagcggcggcggccgaggcggaggagccggcggcggcggcaggggggtgccccggcgcggcgacgccgcggggcgggcgcagGAGCCTGCGGGAGCTGGCGCGGGGCGGCTCGCCCCAGCTgaagcgcggcggcggccccggcgggccgcggggggcccgcggcggcggccccggcggcggcgagtCGGACAGCGCCTCGGTGGCGTCGTCGTCCgccgaggaggaggcggcgggcgcggTGGCGCTGGACCCGCTGGAGCACGCCTGGATGCTGTCGGCCTCGGACGGGCGGTGGGAGAGCCTGGAGGGGCTCCTGAGCTGCGAGCCGGCGCTGCTCTGCAAGCGGGACTTCGTCACCGGCTTCACGGTGCTGCACTGGGCCGCCAAGCACGGGCGGCAAGAGctgctggccatgctggtcagctTCGCCCAGCGACACCGGCTGCCTGTGGACATCAACGCCCGCACCAGCGGCGGGTACACGGCGCTGCACCTCGCCGCCATGCACGGCCGCACTGAGGTGGTGAAGCTCCTGGTGGGTGCCTACGACGCTGACGTGGACATCCGCGACTACAGCGGGCGCAAGGCTGCCCAGTACCTGCGCCAGGGCACCCCGGGGGACATGCGGAGCCTCGTGGGGGCCCTGGatgaggaggatgaggaagaggaggaaggggctgctggcAACGGGAGCGGGCGCTGGAGGCTCTCCAACCTCGCCTCCAACCTCATGAGCTACCGgctctcccaccaccaccaccaccaccaccaccaccaccaccaccacagcacGGGGGAGGAGACTGAGGGCACCGAAGGGGCAGCAGTGCCAGGCAAGAGCAAGGAGATGACCAGGAAAGCCTCCGGCAGCGGGCGGATGAAGCCTCGACTTAATAAGATCCGCTTCAGGACTCAGATCATCCACAACACGCCCTCCTTCCGTGGTGACAccgaggaggaagagcaggaggagaagTCCTTGAAAGGGTCGTTCAAACTCAGGCCCAAGTCCAACGTCTTTGGATAA